Proteins encoded in a region of the Moritella marina ATCC 15381 genome:
- a CDS encoding CidA/LrgA family protein, with product MKIWLYNIFTILCFVVLGRAVSMLLPVEFPSSIIGLLLLFVALSSGLLKQKYVEKVCEQLNRHIGILFVPAGVALMGYFELVQQNILALIMAGLIGTVAIFFTVGHTYCYLNRANAAKQKAALNKQQGDDK from the coding sequence ATGAAGATATGGCTGTACAATATTTTCACCATTTTGTGTTTCGTGGTTTTAGGACGTGCCGTTAGCATGTTATTACCCGTTGAATTTCCCTCAAGCATCATCGGACTGCTATTACTCTTCGTGGCGCTCAGTAGTGGGCTATTAAAACAAAAGTATGTCGAAAAAGTCTGTGAACAACTTAACCGCCACATCGGTATCTTATTTGTACCAGCAGGTGTTGCGCTCATGGGATACTTTGAATTAGTCCAACAGAATATTCTCGCACTCATCATGGCGGGATTGATTGGCACTGTCGCTATCTTTTTCACTGTTGGCCACACCTATTGTTATTTGAATCGAGCTAATGCAGCGAAACAAAAAGCAGCATTAAACAAACAACAAGGTGACGATAAATGA
- the norR gene encoding nitric oxide reductase transcriptional regulator NorR has translation MEHLRFIESIDTIIYDLSRELPKYQRYNRLLQAWRDTFACDACVLLKLEGDHLVPKSANGLQIEAMGRHFPITEHPRFEQILAHYYDDSDNDSDNDSDIQKKVHRFDASCELPDPYDGLIQTPDGQLNVHDCMGAVLVIDNKPWGIVTMDALNPQRFDSLDPAMLNSMIGLTEVVIKTANLIFALDQRVLRQEQVTASLINDKFSEEMIGSSSAMNTLNVEIDLVADSDLAALIYGESGSGKELVARKIHMASKRSKEALITVNCAALPETMVESELFGHVAGAFTGATKNRLGKFELADGGTLFLDEIGELPLSIQAKLLRVIQFGELQRLGSDKPNKVDVRLITATNRDLAKEVLEGRFRDDLYHRLTVYPLKVPSLRERGNDILLLAGNFLAKIQRKVGLNNLTLAKDAERTLLAYEWPGNVRELEHLLSRASLRAAARNRKDGRVVVLESSDLDIQSLDIETLDDSTTSSLLATDTAGTTVVTPNVSENDIVINTLDNDNSLKLITDDFQTQFIKKMLTENKGNSAATARVIGVDRSNLHRLMKRLNINSQ, from the coding sequence ATGGAACACCTCCGCTTTATTGAGAGTATCGATACCATTATTTATGATCTCTCTCGAGAATTGCCCAAGTACCAACGCTATAACCGTTTGCTACAGGCATGGCGTGATACGTTTGCATGTGACGCATGTGTGTTGTTAAAACTTGAAGGCGATCATCTGGTACCTAAGTCTGCAAACGGCTTACAAATTGAGGCAATGGGACGACATTTTCCTATTACAGAGCATCCTCGATTCGAACAAATTTTAGCGCACTATTATGATGACAGTGATAATGACAGCGATAATGATAGTGACATACAAAAGAAAGTACATCGCTTTGATGCCAGTTGTGAGCTTCCCGATCCTTATGATGGTTTGATCCAAACGCCTGATGGGCAGTTAAATGTGCATGATTGTATGGGGGCGGTGTTGGTGATTGATAACAAGCCATGGGGTATCGTCACTATGGACGCACTTAATCCACAGCGCTTTGATTCACTCGATCCTGCGATGTTAAATTCAATGATCGGCTTAACCGAAGTGGTTATAAAAACCGCCAACTTGATTTTTGCATTAGACCAAAGAGTGCTGCGCCAAGAGCAAGTTACTGCCAGTCTTATTAATGATAAATTTAGTGAAGAAATGATTGGCTCTAGTTCAGCAATGAACACACTTAATGTAGAAATAGATCTTGTGGCAGATTCTGACTTAGCTGCATTGATATATGGTGAATCAGGTTCAGGTAAAGAGCTGGTAGCACGTAAAATTCACATGGCATCTAAGCGTTCTAAAGAGGCCTTAATCACTGTTAACTGTGCTGCATTACCAGAGACTATGGTTGAAAGTGAATTGTTCGGGCATGTTGCTGGCGCGTTTACTGGTGCGACTAAAAATCGTTTGGGTAAATTTGAACTTGCTGATGGTGGTACATTATTTCTGGATGAAATCGGTGAATTACCTTTGTCTATTCAAGCTAAGTTATTACGGGTTATTCAGTTTGGTGAGCTACAACGCTTAGGGAGTGATAAACCCAATAAGGTAGATGTACGGTTAATTACAGCAACCAATCGAGATTTAGCCAAAGAGGTATTGGAAGGGCGTTTTAGAGATGATTTGTATCACCGATTAACTGTTTATCCATTAAAAGTGCCGAGTCTACGTGAACGTGGCAATGACATCTTGTTATTAGCGGGTAATTTTCTTGCCAAAATCCAACGTAAAGTGGGCTTAAATAACTTAACGTTAGCAAAAGATGCTGAACGGACATTACTTGCATATGAATGGCCGGGTAATGTGCGAGAGCTTGAACACCTATTAAGTCGTGCGTCATTAAGAGCCGCTGCTCGTAATCGTAAAGACGGACGTGTGGTGGTATTGGAAAGTAGTGACTTGGATATTCAAAGCTTGGATATTGAAACATTAGATGATAGTACGACATCGTCTTTATTAGCAACAGACACTGCTGGCACAACCGTTGTAACCCCTAATGTAAGTGAAAATGATATCGTTATTAATACACTGGATAACGATAATAGCTTAAAGCTAATAACCGATGATTTTCAAACACAATTTATCAAAAAAATGCTAACTGAAAACAAAGGGAATTCTGCTGCTACAGCGCGTGTGATAGGGGTGGATAGAAGTAATTTACATCGATTAATGAAGCGGCTTAATATTAATAGTCAGTAA
- a CDS encoding LrgB family protein, with protein sequence MILYLAIPLTLIVYLLAQWFYKKTALAIFNPILLSIGTLISIMLIFGFELEEYEQGTNILTRLLEPAVIALAFPLYQQFVHVKAKIVPVLVACSVGVIVGLVVTTFVAISFSASPEIIASLAPKAVTTPIAMAISKTIGGIPAISAIMVIMVGIFGNVCAPFLLKHLRIRTPEAQGLAIGSGSHVIGTSKAMELSRIHGAFSTTALLISAVLTSIIAPVIYPYLLTWML encoded by the coding sequence ATGATCTTATATTTAGCGATTCCCCTGACTCTTATCGTCTACTTACTTGCGCAATGGTTTTATAAGAAAACTGCACTCGCAATATTCAATCCGATTTTATTATCGATTGGTACATTAATCAGCATCATGCTGATATTTGGGTTTGAGCTTGAAGAGTACGAGCAAGGTACCAACATCCTGACTCGGTTACTTGAGCCTGCAGTGATCGCCCTTGCCTTCCCGCTATACCAACAGTTTGTGCATGTAAAAGCGAAAATTGTACCGGTATTGGTCGCTTGCAGTGTGGGCGTAATTGTGGGGCTAGTGGTAACCACATTTGTTGCGATCAGTTTTTCAGCATCGCCAGAGATCATCGCCTCACTAGCGCCGAAAGCGGTAACAACACCTATCGCAATGGCAATCAGTAAGACTATCGGTGGTATCCCTGCTATATCCGCAATTATGGTTATTATGGTTGGCATATTCGGTAACGTCTGCGCGCCATTCTTGCTAAAACATTTACGCATTAGAACACCTGAAGCGCAAGGTCTTGCTATCGGTTCCGGTTCCCATGTGATAGGTACATCTAAAGCGATGGAACTTAGTCGTATACACGGGGCCTTCAGCACAACAGCTTTGTTAATCAGTGCCGTACTGACATCGATCATCGCACCAGTGATTTACCCCTATCTACTCACTTGGATGCTCTAA
- a CDS encoding MATE family efflux transporter, with protein sequence MQKYRSEVSNLFKLMVPILIAQLAFTVMGFVDTVMAGAVSATDMAAVAIANSIWFPVLMFLVGILMAITPIVAQLYGAKRQSEIAQVVQQGIWFVLIIFLPMMALLYYSPMILDFMHVEDRLAELTTDYLRMISLALPFACGYQVIRSYHEGLGITKPTMVIGLIGIMVNVPANYIFINGHFGMPALGGVGCAVASVLVFIAMCISMIAYSYFHKDFKDIKLFDQVYGIDKKEMSHIIGVGFPIAASMFCEVTLFAVVSILLAPLGAITVAAHQVALNFSSMVFMLPLSLGIAATIVVGQYVGEKKPQQAKSASITAMWMGVGFSVITAIFTIVLRSEIAEIYTEDMTTINIATGLMLIAAVYQISDAVQVIAAGALRGYKETKIIFAITLFSYWAVGMTIGYTLALTDLVVPAMGPAGFWIGFISGLTMAAILLSIKLSSVFKKTTLGHTVELTATA encoded by the coding sequence GTGCAGAAATATCGATCTGAGGTTTCTAACTTATTTAAATTAATGGTTCCAATTTTGATCGCGCAACTGGCGTTCACTGTGATGGGCTTTGTTGACACCGTTATGGCTGGCGCAGTAAGTGCAACAGACATGGCTGCTGTCGCCATTGCCAACAGTATCTGGTTTCCAGTGTTGATGTTTTTAGTTGGCATTTTAATGGCGATCACCCCGATCGTCGCGCAGCTATACGGCGCAAAAAGACAAAGTGAAATTGCGCAAGTGGTTCAGCAAGGGATCTGGTTTGTATTAATCATCTTCCTGCCAATGATGGCACTGCTGTATTACAGCCCAATGATCCTTGACTTCATGCATGTTGAAGATAGATTAGCCGAGCTAACGACAGACTATTTACGCATGATTTCATTAGCGCTACCGTTTGCCTGTGGTTATCAAGTGATCCGAAGTTATCATGAAGGTCTAGGTATTACCAAGCCAACCATGGTGATCGGCCTGATTGGTATCATGGTAAACGTGCCAGCAAACTATATCTTCATCAATGGTCATTTTGGTATGCCCGCTCTCGGTGGTGTTGGTTGTGCCGTAGCATCTGTACTGGTCTTTATCGCGATGTGTATCTCGATGATTGCTTATAGTTATTTCCATAAAGACTTTAAAGACATCAAGTTATTCGATCAAGTTTACGGTATCGATAAGAAAGAAATGTCGCACATCATTGGTGTTGGTTTTCCTATTGCTGCGTCTATGTTCTGTGAAGTGACCTTATTTGCTGTTGTATCAATTTTGTTAGCACCACTTGGCGCAATCACAGTTGCTGCGCATCAGGTGGCGTTAAACTTCTCATCAATGGTGTTTATGCTGCCGTTAAGCTTAGGTATTGCAGCAACGATTGTTGTTGGTCAATATGTCGGTGAGAAAAAACCACAGCAAGCGAAATCTGCCAGCATCACAGCTATGTGGATGGGCGTTGGTTTTTCTGTTATTACGGCAATCTTTACTATCGTACTGCGTAGCGAAATTGCTGAAATTTATACCGAAGACATGACCACAATTAACATAGCAACAGGCTTAATGTTAATTGCAGCTGTGTATCAAATCTCGGATGCCGTGCAGGTTATCGCCGCTGGTGCATTACGTGGTTATAAAGAAACCAAGATTATTTTTGCCATCACCCTATTCTCTTACTGGGCAGTCGGCATGACGATTGGTTATACACTCGCATTAACAGACCTGGTTGTACCTGCGATGGGCCCTGCTGGTTTCTGGATTGGCTTTATCTCTGGTCTAACAATGGCAGCAATATTGTTATCAATCAAATTGTCTAGTGTTTTTAAAAAAACAACCTTAGGCCATACTGTTGAATTAACAGCGACTGCTTAA
- a CDS encoding DUF4440 domain-containing protein, whose translation MHNIEKSADTQIERFTQREETLLHTDFSQSPTLLDGFLHPELFEISPIGSYTSRSEIVNWLLVKSPTQRWHLSQFKVVELAADTMLVCYQANSISDGVVKATGSLRSSIWRFHDQQWRLQFHQATKN comes from the coding sequence ATGCATAATATCGAAAAATCAGCAGACACGCAGATTGAACGCTTTACGCAACGTGAAGAAACACTATTACATACAGACTTTTCGCAATCGCCGACATTGCTTGATGGCTTTTTACATCCAGAGCTATTTGAGATTTCGCCAATCGGCAGTTATACCTCTCGCAGTGAGATTGTGAACTGGCTGTTGGTTAAGTCACCAACGCAACGCTGGCACTTGTCGCAGTTTAAAGTGGTGGAGTTAGCGGCGGATACTATGCTGGTTTGTTATCAAGCTAATTCTATTAGTGATGGTGTAGTAAAAGCAACAGGCAGTTTACGCAGTTCAATTTGGCGTTTTCATGATCAACAATGGCGCTTGCAATTTCACCAAGCAACAAAAAATTAA
- a CDS encoding CPXCG motif-containing cysteine-rich protein, with translation MKQFSHRTIVCPHCGQFVTADVDASNGAQDYYDECSSCCNSIHFKLLHDQVNEKYELFIDADDEQIF, from the coding sequence ATGAAACAGTTTTCTCATAGGACAATTGTGTGTCCTCATTGCGGTCAATTTGTCACTGCAGATGTTGATGCCAGTAATGGCGCCCAAGACTATTATGACGAGTGTAGTTCCTGCTGCAATAGTATTCATTTTAAGTTATTGCATGATCAGGTAAATGAAAAGTATGAATTATTCATTGATGCAGATGATGAGCAGATCTTTTAA
- the queE gene encoding 7-carboxy-7-deazaguanine synthase QueE produces MQYPVNEIFETVQGEGHFTGYPVIFIRLQGCDVGCSWCDTKQTWTVDPEMQVSQQTVNKACDDKPHWANFTAQEFITMIQKNGFVAKHIVISGGEPCQYDLVELTSKLEQAGYFCQIETSGTSEVRATDSTWVTVSPKIQMKGQLPVLQSALRRANEIKHVIAMEKHIDELDALIADIDLTHKIMCLQPISQQQRATELAIKLCIERNWKLSVQMHKYIFID; encoded by the coding sequence ATGCAGTATCCGGTTAATGAAATTTTTGAAACAGTACAAGGTGAAGGCCATTTTACTGGTTATCCCGTCATCTTTATTCGCCTACAAGGCTGCGATGTTGGTTGCTCTTGGTGTGATACCAAACAAACTTGGACGGTCGATCCTGAGATGCAAGTGTCACAACAAACGGTGAACAAAGCTTGCGATGACAAACCGCATTGGGCGAACTTCACTGCACAAGAATTCATTACTATGATACAAAAAAATGGTTTTGTTGCAAAGCATATTGTTATTTCGGGTGGTGAACCTTGTCAATACGATCTGGTTGAATTAACAAGTAAATTGGAGCAAGCAGGGTATTTCTGTCAAATAGAGACCTCTGGTACATCAGAAGTACGCGCAACTGACTCGACATGGGTGACGGTATCACCAAAGATCCAAATGAAAGGTCAGCTACCTGTGTTACAAAGTGCACTACGCCGCGCGAACGAAATCAAGCATGTGATCGCCATGGAAAAACACATTGATGAACTTGATGCATTAATCGCTGATATTGATCTAACACATAAAATCATGTGTTTACAGCCTATCTCGCAACAACAACGTGCGACTGAGCTGGCGATCAAACTGTGTATTGAGCGTAACTGGAAGTTATCAGTACAAATGCATAAGTATATCTTCATCGATTAA
- a CDS encoding riboflavin synthase — MFTGIVQRKAKIISIDKKEQLHTLEVTLDKAHQDGLVIGASIANNGTCLTVVKMYDNSVCFDVIEETLKVTNLVDLEVGDEVNLERAAKFGDEIGGHLLSGHVHTQAEIVTINRTETNCDICFKIAPEWQKYVLPKGFISIDGISLTLGDVADGQFWVHLIPETLAVTNLGGREVGQFVNIEIDSQTQAIVDTVERMMLNK; from the coding sequence ATGTTTACTGGCATTGTACAAAGAAAAGCAAAGATTATTAGTATCGACAAAAAAGAGCAGTTACATACTTTAGAAGTAACGCTTGATAAAGCACACCAAGACGGCTTAGTTATTGGCGCAAGTATCGCCAATAATGGTACATGTTTGACCGTAGTTAAGATGTACGACAACAGTGTTTGTTTTGATGTGATTGAAGAAACACTGAAAGTAACTAACCTTGTTGACCTTGAAGTGGGCGATGAAGTTAACTTAGAACGCGCGGCTAAATTTGGTGATGAAATCGGCGGGCATTTATTGTCAGGTCATGTGCATACGCAAGCTGAAATCGTGACAATTAATCGCACTGAAACTAACTGTGATATCTGTTTTAAAATAGCGCCTGAATGGCAAAAATACGTGTTACCAAAAGGCTTCATCTCGATTGATGGCATTAGCTTAACGCTAGGCGATGTCGCTGACGGACAATTTTGGGTACACTTAATCCCGGAAACATTGGCTGTGACGAACTTAGGTGGCCGCGAAGTCGGTCAATTTGTGAATATTGAGATTGATAGTCAAACACAAGCGATTGTTGATACGGTCGAACGTATGATGCTAAATAAGTAA